The genome window CTTTAAAAAATAACATCAACTGCAGCctgagacacccccccccccaattgttTTTAAAAGTTAAAAAAACTTTTTGACTGTTTAAAGTCAGCAATTTAACCCATTTATTCTGCACTCACCAGATGACTCCAGACTCCTACAGGTGACCATCCCTACGACCCCTCCCTTATCTGCCGTCTTGGGGGGCTCTCTTACCCTACCTTGCCTGGTGTCTCTGTCCCACCCGCCCCCCAACACGAATGGCCGCCACGCCGTCCTCTCCCTACCCAGGGTCAAGTGGAGCGTGCTGTCCCAGGGGCACGAGACTGAGATCCTGGTGGCCCGAGGGGACAGGGTGAAGGTCAGCGAGGCCTACAAGGACCGAGCCTCCCTGCTCCATTACGCTTCCTCCCCAGCCGACCTCACCCTGAGGCTGGATGGCCTGCAGTACAACGACTCTGGCTTCTACCGCTGTGAGGTGCAGCAGGGCCTGGAGGATGCCGATGGTGTGGCTCAAGTCAAGGTGAAAGGTGAGGCCGGGGGTTGGTGTCATAGATGTCGGGGATAAGCCAGAGTTCCTGACCTATGACAGTAACAACTCAGGAGTGTGTTTGTCAATGCTTGTATCTCAGCAGGCAGTGAGCCAGTCAGAATTGTCAGTCACAGGATGGCTctaggagagacagagaatgtcCTACAAAACACAGCATAGACACTGACTGTACATTACcacttacactgagtgtacaaatcatTAAGAACAgctgctctttcaatgacattgactgaccatgtgaatcgaggtgaaagctatgatcccttattgatgatccacttcaatcagtgtagatgaaagggaatagacagattaaagaaggatttttaagccttgatacaattgagacatggattgtgtatgtatgccattcggagggtgaatgggcaagactaaagatttaagtgtctttgaaaggggtatggtagtaggtgccaggcgcaccggtttgtgtcaagaacggcaacgctgctgggtttttcacgctcaacagtgtgTATGTGGGCCAGAACCCTTGTGGagagctttcgacaccttgtagagtccatggcccgacgaattgaggctgttctggtgCAACTCGGTATTAGGAACGTGTTCTTAATGTTCTGTACACTTATTGTACACTTCTGTCCCTTTATAATGTCATACAAATTCTGCTGAGATGAATTGGTTGTCCCACCCTATGCACCCAGCAGGTAATAGATGATGGATTGCCTGACCAGAGCAGTTTATAACCTCATGAATCAGATATAGCCTATGCTTGTGAATGTAGCTGTAGTTCACACAAAATACTGAATCTGAAATAACGGCAAGACTGTGGACCTTCAACAGGGGTGGTGTTCCACTACCGTGATGCTTCCAGTCGCTATGCCTTTACCTTTGCGCAGGCCCGGGACGCCTGTGAGGAGATCGGGGCTCACATCGCCACCCCAGAGCAGCTCTTGGCAGCCTACCACAGTGGCTATGAGCAGTGTGATGCGGGCTGGCTCTCAGACCACTCAGTGAGGTAAAGGCCAGGCAGATAAAAGACCACTGTAAATGTTCTCTCATATCAAGCGAGcggacacagatagagagatgctTTCATCCACTTCAATAGACTTTCCCCTTTGTTATAACAGTTGTATAACACTATGTAGTATCGACACTCTTCTCCACAGATATCCTATCCAGATGCCACGAGAGGGATGTTTTGGAGACATGGACGGGCATCCTGGAGTGAGGAACTATGGGCTGCTGGAACCTGATGAGCTGTACGATGTATACTGTTATGTGGAGAACATAGAGGGTAGGAAATTATGTTATTTATTGGAGTGTTTCGTGAATTTGATCAAGTGCAGATTATTACAAACGGACTTCTCCCTCCATACATGTATCTACAGGGGAAGTGTTCCATGGATCTGCCCCCCGAAGTTTCACCCTGTGGGAAGCTAAGGCCTATTGTCTGGCTCAGGGAGCGGAGCTGGCTACCACAGGTCAGCTGTATGCAGCCTGGAATGACGGACTGAACGCCTGCAGCCCGGGGTGGTTGGCTGATGGGAGTGTACGCTACCCCATTGTCACTCCCAGGGAGCGTTGTGGTGGAGGGGAGGCTGGGGTCAGGACTGTCTATCGCCATTTGAACCAGACAGGCTTTCCAGAGGCACACACTCGCCACGACACTTACTGCTTCCGAGGTAAGAGGTTTTGAAAGTTATGCTGGGCTTCAGTAGTGGCATCCCAACGCAGTTCCTACTGTATTCTAACTCATCCTCTGGCCTAACTTTGATTCATTGCCCTTGCATCTGACAGGCAACAGCAACACTCACACCGAATCTCCCCATGATTACCTGGCAACAGAGCCAGAGGACATCGGCCAGGACATTGTGACGCTGTTTGAGCCTCTGGAGGAATTCAGTCAGGTGACGGAGCAGGTGGTGAGCGAAGAAGCTCAGGGCTCCCTGACTACCCTCCCTATTCCAGAGGAGCAGCACCCATCAGAGCATATAGAGGAGCAGGGGGCTGTCCCTGGAGAGCAGTACCCAGAGCAGGGGGCTGTCCCTGGGGAGCAGTACCCAGAGCAGGGGGCTGTCCCTGGGGAGCAGTACCCAGAGCAGAGGGCTGTCCCTGGGGAGCAGTACCCAGAGCAGGGGGCTGTCCCTGGAGAGCAGTACCCAGAGCAGGTGGCTGTCCCTGGGGAGCACGGAGAAGAACAGGGGGTTGTTCCTGGAGAAcacggagaggagcagggggCTGTTACTGAGGAGGCATACATCAAGGAGGACggagaggaacaggaggctgTGCCTGGGCagcacagagaggaacagagggttgATCATGGGGAGCAGTACCCAGACCAGCCTGGAGAGGAGCAGGGGGCTGTCGATGGCCCGGGCCCTACTGTTGTCTATCACGAGGAGCTACCCTTTCCGGTTGAACCCCAAGACCCATTCACCCCCACATCCTTCCCCCAAGACCTGGAGCCCACAGAGGACACCTGGCAGCCGGTGAAAGAGGTCAGCAACCCAGAATCATATCAGCCTGCCCCTGAGGAGGCAAACTTAGATTCAAACTACCCAGTCACACCCTATGATGAGCTGAATGCAAACCCAACACTGTATCCACCTTCTCCCGAGACAAATTATGAATCAGGTGATCTTACAACTGCTCATAAAGACATTGGTAGCCCCGATCCCTACCAGCCCTCGTTAGAGTCAAACATGGAATCAGGAGAGCCCTCTATAGAGGGTGTACCAGGGACTGCTCTGGAGGCCCCCGTGCCCACCAGAGCATATGAGGAGGTGGACGGGTCCAATGATCCACATCCCATGCCTGGCACAACCCCTGAGAGTGGTAAGCCAACAGAGTCTCAGTATGGTATTTCAGAGGAAAGCCATATGCAAACAGAGATCACCCAGGAGACCGAACACTACACTTTTACCTCTGAGACCGCAGGCTCCAATGTATCAGGAGTTGAAGCCACTACTAGGTATGACAGCTCTCCAGAGGAGCAACTGGAAAGTGGGCTGCCCACACCTCCTGAGGAGGACCACTCCGGAGATGAGCATGCCATCCAGGTGGAGCATGTCATGGACACGGTCTACCCAAGCACCTCTTACGACCTCTCAGGAGGGTCTATCAGGCCTGAGGGAGCCATCGCTGGGGATGTCGAGGATACATCTGTATCTTCCACTTCACCTCACGAGGAAATGGAGCTCTTCCCTGACCAGTCCACCACTCAGCCTCCATACTGGGAGAACACACCTGAATACCGCCGAACCAACTCTGTGGACCACAGTGCCAGTGTCCTTCTCCCTGAGGAGCATACCACATCACTGGACTCATTGGTCATCCAGACAGGGGAGAACAGTGGCTCTGCTACTGCTGAGTCAGAAAACCTGGCTACCCTAAGCCCAGTGGAGATGGACCCCTATGTACTGATCCCTACCTCTGAATATGGTGAGTCCATAGAGAATCCTTTTTGTGTGtaagtttttttagtttttttttacacttttctTTATGTAATGTACTGAAGATTTAGTGCAGTAAATATTTAATGGTATTGAATGACataaaaagcatgagctggcgcacccccaaaaaaggtggtggaggtgctgactaacggcgagtAAATCGTATTTATTTAATTTGATCTAACCTTTAttttaagttgactgagaacacattctcatttacagaaaCGACCTGGGgtatagttacaggggagaggagagggatgaacgagccaattggaagctgggcaTAATTAGGTGGctatgatggtatgagggccagattgggaatttagccaccggggttaacacccctactcttacaataagtgacatgggatctttagtgaccacagagagtcaggacacccgtttaacgtcccatctgaaagacagcaccctacacagggcactaTCCACAATCACTGCCATTGGGATacttttttagaccagaggaaagcaTGCCTCCTACCAAGCCCTCCAAcatcacttccagcagcatctggtctcccatccaggaaccgaccaggaccaaccttACTTAGCTTCAGAGCCAAGACAGCAGTGGGATGGAGGGTGGTACGCTATAAAAGGCTATAAAATTATAGGCtataaatgtttgtttgttttgtttttttaagagAGTCGCACAGTCTATATACCAGCTCCAAGTAATTTATTGGATAAACAACCAACATttcagcatcactgtgccttcttcggggtaatgtcatgaatgctTGAACGTGAATGTCTACATAACCCGTTTCAAGCATTCATGACATTACcttgaagaaggcacagtgatgacGCAACGTTGGTGGTTTACCCAATAAATGACTGGAAGCTTGTACAGTATATAGACTGTGcgactctcaaatcaaatcaaatgttattggtcacatacacatggttagcagatgttaatgcgagtgtagcgaaatgcttgtgcttctagtaatctaacaatttcacaacaactaccttatacacacaagtgtaaaggaattaataagaatatgtacatataaatatatggatgagcgatggcccgaacggcataggcaagatgcagtagatggtatagagtacagtatatacatatgagatgagtaatgtagggtatgtaaacattatataaagtggcattgtttaaagtgactagtgatacatttattacatttgagtcagtatgttggcagcagccactcaattttagtgatggctgtttaacagtctgatggccttgagatagaagctgtttttcagtctctcggtcccagctttgatgcacctgtactgaccttgccttctggatgatagcggggtgaacaggcagtggctcgggtggttgttgtccttgatgatctttttggccttcctttgacatcgggtgctgtaggtgtcctggagggcaggtcgtttgtccctggtgatgcgttgtgcagacctcactaccctctggagagccctacggttgtgggtggagcagttgccgtaccaggcggtgatacagcccgacaggatgctctcgattgtgcatctgtaaaagtttgtgagtgttttaggtaacatgccacatttcttcagcctcctgaggttgaagaggcgctgttgcgccttcttcaccacgctgtctgtgtgggtggaccatttcagtttgtccgtgatgtgtacgccgaggaacttaaaactttccacattcgccactactgtcccatcgatgtggataggggggtgctctctctgttgtttcctgaagtccacgatcatctcctttgttttgttgacgttgagtgtgaggttattttcctgacacgacacaccctcacctcctctctgtaggccgtctcgtcgttgttggtaatcaagcctaccactgtagtgtcgtctgcaaacttaatgattgagttggaggcgtgcatggccacgcagtcatgggttaacagagagtacaggagagggctgagaacgcacccttgtggtgccccagtgttgaggatcagaggggtggagatgttgtttcctaccctcaccacctgggggcgtcccgtcagaaagtccaggacccagttgcacagggcggggtcgagacccagggtctcgagcttaatgacgagtttggagggtactatggtattaaaggctgagctgtagtcgatgaacagcattcttacataggtattcctcttgtccagataggttagggcagtgtgcagtgtgattgcaattgcgtcgtctgtggacctattggggcggtaagcaaattggagtgggtctagggtgtcaggcagggtggaggtgatatgatccttgactattctctcaaagcacttcatgatgatggaagtgagtgctacggggcgatagtcatttagctcagttaccttagatttcttgggaacaggaacaatggtggccctcttgaagcatgtgggaacagcagactgggatagggattgattgaatatgtccgtaaacacaccatccagctggtctgcgcatgctctgaggacgcggctagggatgccgtctgggccggcagccttgcgagggttaacacgtttaaatgttttactcacattggctgcggtgaaggagagcccgcaggttttggtagcgggccgtgtcggtggcactgtattgtcctcaaagcgagcaaagaagctgtttagtttgtctgggagcaagacatcggggtccgcgatggggctggttttctttttgtagtccgtgattgactgtagaccctgcaacatacctcttgtgtctgagccgttgaattgcgactctactttgtctctatactgacgcttagcttgtttgattgccttgcggagggaatagctacactgtttgtattcggtcatgtttctggtcgctttgccctgattaaaagcagtggttcgcgctttcagttttgcgcgaatgctgccatcaatccacggtttctggttggggaaggttttaatagttgccgtgggtacaacatcaccgatgcacttgctaataaactcgctcaccgaatcagcgtatatatcaatgttgttgttcgacgctatccggaacatatcccagtccacgtgatcaaagcaatcttgaagcgtggaatcagactggtcggaccagcgttgaacaggcCTGAGctcgggcgtttcctgttttagttcctgtctataggctgggagccaCAAAATGgtgtcgtggtcagatttgccgaaaggagggcgagggagggctttgtatgcgtcgcggaagttagagtaacaatgatccaggattttgccagcccgggttgcgcattcgatatgctgataaaaatttagggagccttattttcagattagccttgttaaaatccccagctacaataaatgcagcctcgggatatgtggtttccagtttacatagagtccaatgaagttctttcagggccgtcgaggtgtctgcttgggggggatatagatgactgtgattataatcaaagagcattatcttggtagataatgcagtcggcatttgattgtaaggaattctaggtcaggtgaacgaaaggacttgagttcctgtatgttgttatgatcacaccacgactcgttaatcatgaggcatacacccccgcccttcttcttaccagagagatgtttgtttctgtcggcgcgatgcgtgaagaaaccaggtggctgtaccgactctgataaagTATCccaagtgagccatgtttccgtgaagcagagaatgttgcaatctctgatgtctctctggaaggcaacccttgctcggatttcgtctaccttgctgtcaagagactggacattggcaagtagtatactcgggagcggtgggcgatgtgcccgtctacggagcctgaccagaagacttTATTAAATTACATAAAACATTTGTGCATATGTAATGTGtgctacattttttttaaattaagagcTGAACACTCAAGTGTGGACAGGATTACACTAACTGTAGGCTTGAATAATGTTTGTGATCTGTTTCCTGGCAGCTTATGACCCCACTCAGGAGCAGTCTGGTGTCACGTCACCCGACTCCTCTACCCTAGATGACCATGTGGAGCAAGAAGCAGGAGGCACAGTGGACTCATTACCAGAAGTTTCCATGGGTTCCACTGACCAGGATGAGCACACTGACCTGGGTTCAGTTCCAACTGACAAAGTCCTTAGAGTTATTTATGACACTGACTCTAGTGAAGCCTCTGGGGTCCATGAGGGAATGCTTGACGTTACCCTTTTGACATCCCCCATACCTATAACCTATTCCCCCCCGACCCAGCGTTCCGTGGAAGCAGAGGCCAGCTCCCCAGGTGACTTCATAACCTTCATCCCAGAATCCAGCGTTCCATCTGGGTTTGATCCCCTGGAGGAAGGGCTGGATAAggtggagcgagaggggttggggGAAATCCCAGAAGTAGTCGAAACTACTACCCCAGAGACAGCTTCTGGTGTGGAGGGGAGTAGAGATGAGGAGAATGGTCAGGAGgtgagtggagaagaggagagtggtCAGGAGGCGAGGGGAGACAAGGAGAGTGGTCAGGAGGTGAATGGAGATGATAAGAGTGGTCAGGAGGCGAGTGGAGACGAGAAGAGTGGTCAGGAGGCGAGTGGAGACGAGGAGAGTGGTCAGGAGGCGAGTGGAGACGAGGAGAGTGGTCAGGAGGCGAGTGGAGACGAGGAGAGTGGTCAGGAGGCGAGTGGAGGCAAGGAGAGTGGTCTGAAGGTGAGTGGAGATGAGGACAGTGACCAAGAGGTGAGTGGCCAAGAGGGAGTGGAGTCCGGCTTAGGATCAGGATCAGACGAGGAGCACTCTGAATCTGATGAATCTGGAGAAGTCTCAGGGATCCTTGAACCAGAAGTCCCATACATGAATGAAACTGTCACTCCCATCAATGGCACAACTGTCAATAGCACAGATGAAAGCGAGCCTGAGTCGAGCACAGATGCGCCCTCTACTGATATGGAGATCACGCTGCTCTCTGACTTGTCCCAGacccccctgtcctcccccacCGTACCCCAGGAGTCCCGGGCCGATGCAAATCTGGAGTACAGTGGGGAGACCTCAGTCACTGAGGACCCTGACTCCATCACTCCACTCACTGAGGAGCCCGAGGAGACCCCCAGCCCGACGCCCACCACAGAGGACTACGATGACCAGACTACGACGGCAGCACCCCTATATCCAGAGGACGTTGATGAGGAGAAACTGATTACCACTCCTACTACTCCAAGATTTGGGAACATTTCAGGTAACGTTCAATGTAACTCAAACCATGACAATTATTTGAATGCGTGTGTTAATGCAAATCATAATTGCATACTTTCTACAATATACCTCACCTTAAATTACTCACTTGactcttgtatttattttatggtCTCATGCCTCCCCCACTCTGCTTAGTCATTagaacgttttttttttaaatgcattcaCATGGCAGTCAGAGTAAACAACTGACTCAGCAAAAGAAGGGGATTATCATTGTTTCTGTTGGAGGTAAACACACAGCAGGAGGAGCTGTCTCTGTTCATAGCAGCAAAGGATTGGGAACataatatacagtgagctccaaaggtATTCGGACAGTGACATTTTTAGTTTTTGTTTTGGCTCTACTCCGCCAacttggatttgaaatgatgcaATGACTATGAAATTCTAaaaacttctacattaatgtggatgcttccatgattatggataatcatgaatgaatcgtgaatgatGATGactgagaaagttacagacatagataacataccccccccccaaaaaaagtgactccaaaatgacacaatatgttatttaccattcatttgtattgggcacaaaataatctgaaactcaaccaaaacaaatgcatccaacaagtttgtagggtcacaagcttgatgtattgtatttagtcattgcgtgctaggaatatgggaccaaatactaaactttcaactactttaatacacaagtgaatttgtccaaatacttttggttgcctaaaatggggggacaatCTACAGAAAGTGCTGTAAGTTCATCCTATATTGATGAAAATACCCTTACATTAAAGCTGAAAGTCTGCACTTTAAGCTCATATTCATTGTAGAAATTAAAAGTGCTGGAGTGCAGagccaaaacaaaaataaataaaggggcagtgcagtcaaaACATGATTTCCTGTTTTTTGTAatgatatttccacactatgaggtcgaAATAACACTCTGAAATTGTAAAAATTATGATAATTCCCTTTTAGTGGAAGAGCTTTTTGAAGAAGAAAACAAAAACTagaatttcagcctgttcaggtgggaGGGAGTTTTTGGCCCACAGCATAACATCACAATCTGATCTGATTattctgaccaatgaccagtcatctTGTATTTGCATATGTATCCTCTTACTTTGAAGGGGCTCTAGAGTCTagaccaggggtgggcaattccagtcctcaagggcctgattggtgtcacagttttgccccagccccagctaacacacctgaccccaataatcacctaatcatgatcttctgtttagaatgcaatttgattaatcagctgtgtttgctagggatggagaaaaggtgtgacaccaatcaggcccttgaGGACTGGAGTTTCCCACCCCTGGTCTAGACAATCCTATCCGCCAAGCTGGGCtgtatatgtaaatatatttcAATTTGTATCAACACGCTCACACGATCATACTgagcatttcaatggcaaaaggAGACTCAGGGActtattttcatgaaataaacactgtgatttattagacatacagtgatgatttaaaaataaaatgtaaaaggcTGCATGTGGGCATTAACAAAATGGCATGGTAAAAAAGAGCATGGAAGCGTATGTGCTGAAAACATTTGAAAAGGTCACTTATGTCTAAAATTTCCTCAGCACAGGGGCTTGAATAGGTCAACATTCAATTTTCTGTAAACTGAACACTCAGGCCACTGTAGGCctatagtcagtcagtctggTGATGAGTACTGTTGGTATAATGGCTCCCTCCAGTGGCAGTCAAATAAATTCACATGTAAATCAACAATAAAGTGATCCCATCGTATCTGTCCTTTACAGTGACACTCTAGAGGGGATTCAaaaatggaacacacacaccaaaaatatttttgatgTGTTGTTACTGCATTTACATTGGTGCCAATGCTTGTCCTCTCCTACCTTTGTCTCAGATGCCTGCCTAGAGAATCCTTGTTCCAACGGGGGAACATGTGTCGACAGTGGGTCTTCAACCAAGTGCCTTTGCTTGCCCACCTATGGAGGAGACATGTGCCAGACAGGTACAGTAACagatttcatgtttttttttcttctcaaagaTAATGTTAAAACAATTAACATATCGCTCCCCCTTATGTATATTTTTGTCTCCTCTGTGTGCATCTAACCTCTTCTTCGTCATGTTGGTCAGACCTGGAGGTGTGTGAGCCGGGTTGGGAAAAGTTCATGGGCTTCTGTTACCGACATTTCACCAAGCGTCAGGGCTGGGAGGTGGCAGAGCAGCACTGTCGTATGTGTGGCGGTCACCTGATCTCGGTCATGACCCCTGAGGAACAGGACTACATTAATGGTACAGCAGGCCTGAAAACATGTCCTTTGATCTTGTAACAGACAGCTCCAAGTGCTCTGCATAACTTGACCTGTGTAACCCTCATCCGTGGATTGTTAAAAAGGTGTAATTCAATCATTTAAATGGGAAAATGTGTTAATTTAACTCTTTGTCATAGCTTTATTCAGTGTGAACAGAACTTACAGTCCCAAAATGCATAAACTGAATGCGTAATGACCCCTCTGTAACCCCAGTACCATCTGTGAGGAATGTTTTGTAAACTAAAAACAATTGTTTAAGCAGATGGCTTTGACTGTTTAAGGTTGTATGGTCCAGGGAACACGCAACATTGTCTTCTTTCATGTCTTACCTGCCATTCACTCATTTTACCATGAAACATGGGAGGGCTTGGATGCCAGTGTTAATATTATGTCTGGAAAAATGGACGAGATTATCTAGCATTCCTTAGTTGTTTCCCATGGCCTGTAGACTGACACCGGCCCCTACCTGCTAGTGAGCGAGTGTTTGCAGGCCCAAAGTTACAGtgcgctctctctttccctttagaAATGTACAGAGAGTACCAGTGGACGGGACTGAATGACAGGACCATAGAGGGAGACTTCCGCTGGTCTGACGGGAATCCTCTGGTAAATCTCACATAGTCTGTGTTCCCATGAAATATGTCTAGGTTCTCCATAAACATAATGTTATTTGCATGAACGTGCATCTGGGATTGTATTCTATTGGTATACAGAACATCCTCACTTATGTTTTGTAAGACCTGATGCAAAAATAACCTCCTCCTGGTATGTGATCTGCTTCTCATACTACTTCTCAGCTACTTTAAATGTCAACTAACATTATTAAAACTCCCCTACTTCTTCATCCTACTTCCCATCTTTCTCTGCCAGTTGTATGAGAACTGGTACCGGAGCCAGCCTGACAGTTACTTCCTGTCTGGAGAGGACTGTGTGGTGATGGTATGGCATGACGGGGGGCGCTGGAGCGATGTGCCCTGTAACTACCACCTCTCCTACACCTGCAAGAAGGGCACCTGTGAGTACACAACCAAAACCACCACGGTAGTGTAGCATAGAAGTTGTCCTCAATATCTCAGTATAGTTTTAATGTATTTGCACTCCTAACCACATTATTTCTGTTCAGCTTTCTGTGGCCAGCCCCCCGTCATTGCCAACGCCAAGGTGTTTGGTAAGTCGCGTCTGCGCTACGAGACCAACTCCAAGGTGCGCTACTACTGTGAAGAAGGATTCCTCCAGACACAGAACCCCGTCATTAAGTGCCTATCCAACGGCCAATGGGAGGAGGCTCTGATCACCTGTCACCCTGGTGAGGACAGACATTAATTCTATTGACTGACATacaactaaataaatgtatgatgtGTGGGATAGGTCTCTAATGTTATCATTGTATGACTCGCTTAAGTTATTTTGTGCTCACTGTGATAATGACATGATGTACCTGCTATGTTTTTCCAGCCCTGACCAACTTAGCAGAGGAAGAGCAGAAGGTCACGATGCCACCCTATCAGAACGagggggtggaggtggtggacACAGCCACGGAGAAAGCCACTTCAGAGTTCTGGGACATCAAGTGGAACTAATAAGCTCATCAAACTCAATATGCCCCTTCCCTCTGCCCCCTTCCCTGGTATCTTATGTTCCACTCAAAGACTGTCCAACCTTGTCCCTCCAACAAGGTGGAGCCTTGTAAAATAAATGTTCTCCCTGAGAACGAGTCATCACATTCCTGTCACCAGCTCTTTCCAGAATAAACCCATTTAGAACATCAACAGACTTTATCAATCGCACTTACA of Salvelinus alpinus chromosome 4, SLU_Salpinus.1, whole genome shotgun sequence contains these proteins:
- the LOC139573705 gene encoding brevican core protein-like isoform X1 — translated: MPGRRLEMLLSLLLCVICPLVLPSSSTPSQASDDSRLLQVTIPTTPPLSAVLGGSLTLPCLVSLSHPPPNTNGRHAVLSLPRVKWSVLSQGHETEILVARGDRVKVSEAYKDRASLLHYASSPADLTLRLDGLQYNDSGFYRCEVQQGLEDADGVAQVKVKGVVFHYRDASSRYAFTFAQARDACEEIGAHIATPEQLLAAYHSGYEQCDAGWLSDHSVSIDTLLHRYPIQMPREGCFGDMDGHPGVRNYGLLEPDELYDVYCYVENIEGEVFHGSAPRSFTLWEAKAYCLAQGAELATTGQLYAAWNDGLNACSPGWLADGSVRYPIVTPRERCGGGEAGVRTVYRHLNQTGFPEAHTRHDTYCFRGNSNTHTESPHDYLATEPEDIGQDIVTLFEPLEEFSQVTEQVVSEEAQGSLTTLPIPEEQHPSEHIEEQGAVPGEQYPEQGAVPGEQYPEQGAVPGEQYPEQRAVPGEQYPEQGAVPGEQYPEQVAVPGEHGEEQGVVPGEHGEEQGAVTEEAYIKEDGEEQEAVPGQHREEQRVDHGEQYPDQPGEEQGAVDGPGPTVVYHEELPFPVEPQDPFTPTSFPQDLEPTEDTWQPVKEVSNPESYQPAPEEANLDSNYPVTPYDELNANPTLYPPSPETNYESGDLTTAHKDIGSPDPYQPSLESNMESGEPSIEGVPGTALEAPVPTRAYEEVDGSNDPHPMPGTTPESGKPTESQYGISEESHMQTEITQETEHYTFTSETAGSNVSGVEATTRYDSSPEEQLESGLPTPPEEDHSGDEHAIQVEHVMDTVYPSTSYDLSGGSIRPEGAIAGDVEDTSVSSTSPHEEMELFPDQSTTQPPYWENTPEYRRTNSVDHSASVLLPEEHTTSLDSLVIQTGENSGSATAESENLATLSPVEMDPYVLIPTSEYAYDPTQEQSGVTSPDSSTLDDHVEQEAGGTVDSLPEVSMGSTDQDEHTDLGSVPTDKVLRVIYDTDSSEASGVHEGMLDVTLLTSPIPITYSPPTQRSVEAEASSPGDFITFIPESSVPSGFDPLEEGLDKVEREGLGEIPEVVETTTPETASGVEGSRDEENGQEVSGEEESGQEARGDKESGQEVNGDDKSGQEASGDEKSGQEASGDEESGQEASGDEESGQEASGDEESGQEASGGKESGLKVSGDEDSDQEVSGQEGVESGLGSGSDEEHSESDESGEVSGILEPEVPYMNETVTPINGTTVNSTDESEPESSTDAPSTDMEITLLSDLSQTPLSSPTVPQESRADANLEYSGETSVTEDPDSITPLTEEPEETPSPTPTTEDYDDQTTTAAPLYPEDVDEEKLITTPTTPRFGNISDACLENPCSNGGTCVDSGSSTKCLCLPTYGGDMCQTDLEVCEPGWEKFMGFCYRHFTKRQGWEVAEQHCRMCGGHLISVMTPEEQDYINEMYREYQWTGLNDRTIEGDFRWSDGNPLLYENWYRSQPDSYFLSGEDCVVMVWHDGGRWSDVPCNYHLSYTCKKGTSFCGQPPVIANAKVFGKSRLRYETNSKVRYYCEEGFLQTQNPVIKCLSNGQWEEALITCHPALTNLAEEEQKVTMPPYQNEGVEVVDTATEKATSEFWDIKWN